The following is a genomic window from Pseudomonas lurida.
CATCATCAGAGCTTACGTTGCGACACCTTACGCCACTGGATCCTTCTTTTTATCCCGACTTTCAATACAGATCCAAAGGCTTGATCCAAGACTTCTTCGGGAAGAAAAAGGAGCAAGCCCAGCTCAACGAGCTCCTGAATAACGTTTTGAGAAAGTACGCAGAGCTAAAGCAGCCATACTTCACGAACTTCATCCACACCACTCGCGAAAGCGCAGGTAGTAGCGATGACGCGGGCGTGCCTGGGCCACGATTGGATGGTGTGTACAGCGAGAGGGAATTGTTCAGGGAAGTCTTGATTCGCAAAGGCTTTGACGAGCTTGAAGGTCTTCCATCCCTCTTGGACAAACTGTTGCAGACCACAGCCTTCAACTCTGCATATCTGGGTTTCTCCAGAGAACTGACCCGCCACATTCGAAATGACCTTGCCGACACCTTACGTTCTTGGATTGAAGAAGCAGGGACGACTTTCAGGTCTGACTTGGCTCTGTTCTATTACTACCTTTGGGAAAATGACCTGGCTTTCCCCAATGTTCAATTCAATCCCCAGGCGGCTTCGACGTCTGGTGTACCGCTCCTCCCGATACAGGTTTTCCGGAATGGCCTGAGCCTCTGCGAGGAGATTTATTTCGATATTCTCGTCGAGCGGCTGGGATCTCAGCTGGAACATTTCAATCCGAATCAGTTCATCACCATGTATCTGGTTGACGCTATGGACGGATTTCAGTTTGAGACCTTCCTGGTTGAGATCTTCCAGACCATTGGCTATGACGTCAAAGAGACCAAGAAGACGGCTGATCAAGGCGCCGACCTTTTCGTTACCCGGTTCGGTAAAAACATGGTCATCCAGGCTAAGAACTACTCTGGCTCTGTAGGAAACGCGGCTGTGCAGCAAGCCATCTCTGCTAAAGCGTTCTACGGGTGCGACGAGGCTATGGTAGTCACGAACTCCTATTACACAAAGTCTGCAAAAGAATTGGCCGGCACGGCGGGCGTGCGGCTGATCGACCGGGATGGGCTTCAGAGTTATCTGGATGATTACAACCAGAAGCTCATTGAGGCCTTCCAGGCCGAGGAAGAAAGCGCCTAACCTTTTCCATAAGCCTAGAAGGAATTATCCATGGCTCGAAATGTGTTCTTCAGTTTCCACTTCGCTAACGACTTCTGGCGTACTCAGCAGGTACGCAATATCGGCGCTTTGGAAGGGCAAAAGCTCTACACCGCCAATGAATGGGAGGAGGTCAAAAAAAAGGGTGACGCGGCGATTAGGAAATGGATCGACGATAGCCTGGTCGGAAAATCATGTGTAGTTGTCCTCGTGGGCTCAGAAACCGCTACCCGGCCTTGGGTATTGGAGGAGGTCATTAAGGGGTGGAACGCAGGAAAAGGCGTTGTCGCCATTCGGATCAACCGTCTTTTAGACAACCATCAGAATACGTCCGTCGCTGGCTCTAACCCCTTCGATGCCGTCACGCTAAAAAATGGCACGGTGAGGCTATCCGGCTATGCGAAGCTGATGACTCCAGCGGGGAACGATAGCAAACAGGTTTATGCTTCCATCCAGGCCAATATCGAAAGCTGGATCGAGGACGCCATCACTATTCGTAAAAATTACAAACCTTAAAACCTCACTACTCGTCCGTATGGGTGGTTTAGCCTGCCAATTGCACATATAAGAGCCCGATATGACCAAAGTGGCCATGAATCGTTTTCTCACCGAGTATCCTGACGCTTTGAATGATGGGCTCGGAGCTGTATTTATAGGCGCTGGTGTCTCCATGGCTGCAGGCTACCCTTCGTGGTCGGGCCTACTGAGTGACATCGCCGATGAGCTGGAAATCAATTCAAGAAATGTACACGACCTCGCCGCTCTGGCTCAGTGGAGCATCCAGGAGAGCGGTGGTGCCACTCGTGTTCGCAATGTCATCAGAAAAGAGATTGGCCCAGACAAGCCTATTCCTGAAACTCTGGATATCCTCGCCCGACTGCCTGTCAGGCATATTTGGACGACTAACTATGACCGGCTCGTGGAGCGTGCATTTGCGGCCATTAGCCGCCCGCTCAACTCTATTTCCGCCCCAAAAGATCTTGCTCTAAGAACCACCCCTGGCGCGGCATTGCTCTACAAAATGCACGGTTCGGTGGATCGTCTCGACGATATTGTGATATCCACAGATGACTACGAGCTTTTCCGATCCCGGCGTGGCCAATACCTCCCTCTATTCCAAGCACATCTGACCAGCATGTCGATGCTGTTCATCGGCATCAGTTTCACTGACCCAAATGTTAGACATGTGCTTTCGCTGATCAGAGAAAGTTTCACTGAGTCGCCCCCAGAACACTTTGCCATCGTCAGAGCGCCGAAAAGATCAGATTTCAAAACTAAGGATGAGTTCTCAGCCAGGCTCGCTCAGCATAATCTTTGGACTAAAGACCTGAAGCGCTATGGTCTCCTTGCAGTAGAGATTGATAACTATGACGAGGTGCCCGCTCTCCTTCGGCAGATCGAAAGGCGAGTAGCCGCGCGCAGAATTTGGGTAAGCGGTAGCTGGCCACTTGAACACGGAGGCACGGAGCCTGCGAATATTTATGCCTTGGCCGAAGAAGTTGGCCGCAAGGTAGGTGAGACCAATAGATATCTGGTCACGGGTGCTGGCTTATTGGTCGGCTCCGCTTCTCTGTCTGGCTTTCTTGCTGCTCTGCGCAACGGTGGAGGTTGGGATTTAGATCGCCGACTGATCGCTAGACCGTTTCCTCAGCCACTTAAGGGAGGAGTTCCCAAGGATAAGGAGTGGGCTGCCCTTCGTCAGGAGTTAGCCCGCCAGGCGGGTATTGCGATTTTCATTGGTGGTGCAAAGTTAGTTGAAGGCCTCCCCACACCTGCAGAGGGAGTTGAACGAGAGTTCGAGTTTGCAAAGGCCGCTGGCGTTTTCGTTCTGCCTATTGGTGCTGCAGGCGGGGCTGCCGAAAAAATATGTAACCAGCTTCAAGGTTCAGCACTTTCCTACAAGGGGAGCTCACCGATGCGACCTACCGATAAGGAGCTAAAAGCTCTGGCAGATACTAATGCTTTAGCTACCGCAGAAGGCCGGACATCCTTGGTGAATT
Proteins encoded in this region:
- a CDS encoding restriction endonuclease; its protein translation is MIYQCNGCNRTTFEIACPWCMGSQVSPSSELTLRHLTPLDPSFYPDFQYRSKGLIQDFFGKKKEQAQLNELLNNVLRKYAELKQPYFTNFIHTTRESAGSSDDAGVPGPRLDGVYSERELFREVLIRKGFDELEGLPSLLDKLLQTTAFNSAYLGFSRELTRHIRNDLADTLRSWIEEAGTTFRSDLALFYYYLWENDLAFPNVQFNPQAASTSGVPLLPIQVFRNGLSLCEEIYFDILVERLGSQLEHFNPNQFITMYLVDAMDGFQFETFLVEIFQTIGYDVKETKKTADQGADLFVTRFGKNMVIQAKNYSGSVGNAAVQQAISAKAFYGCDEAMVVTNSYYTKSAKELAGTAGVRLIDRDGLQSYLDDYNQKLIEAFQAEEESA
- a CDS encoding SIR2 family protein, giving the protein MTKVAMNRFLTEYPDALNDGLGAVFIGAGVSMAAGYPSWSGLLSDIADELEINSRNVHDLAALAQWSIQESGGATRVRNVIRKEIGPDKPIPETLDILARLPVRHIWTTNYDRLVERAFAAISRPLNSISAPKDLALRTTPGAALLYKMHGSVDRLDDIVISTDDYELFRSRRGQYLPLFQAHLTSMSMLFIGISFTDPNVRHVLSLIRESFTESPPEHFAIVRAPKRSDFKTKDEFSARLAQHNLWTKDLKRYGLLAVEIDNYDEVPALLRQIERRVAARRIWVSGSWPLEHGGTEPANIYALAEEVGRKVGETNRYLVTGAGLLVGSASLSGFLAALRNGGGWDLDRRLIARPFPQPLKGGVPKDKEWAALRQELARQAGIAIFIGGAKLVEGLPTPAEGVEREFEFAKAAGVFVLPIGAAGGAAEKICNQLQGSALSYKGSSPMRPTDKELKALADTNALATAEGRTSLVNLVFQIIDRVARVG
- a CDS encoding TIR domain-containing protein; translated protein: MARNVFFSFHFANDFWRTQQVRNIGALEGQKLYTANEWEEVKKKGDAAIRKWIDDSLVGKSCVVVLVGSETATRPWVLEEVIKGWNAGKGVVAIRINRLLDNHQNTSVAGSNPFDAVTLKNGTVRLSGYAKLMTPAGNDSKQVYASIQANIESWIEDAITIRKNYKP